The genome window ACTGATTCGTAAGTTCGCCAAGCGTTTAtcacaaaaaaaaaaaaaaaaaacacgTATCTGGCTAATGCTTTTACTTTTAATATCATTCAGCAATCATTCAATGGACAAGCGTATGGCGTACCGGGAAGTGTACGAGTGGATGAATGATTACTTGGAAGAAAAAtgggggaaaggagggacTGTACACCATTAGATAAAAACTATATTTTAGATGTAGAAGGGACATTTTAAATGCAGCATATTGtaaatcaaaaaaaaaaaaaaaaaaaaaaaagaacgCAAAAGAGCATGGCATTACGGATACATTGATGCAATGGTACACATAGCGATACGAAAAATGAATAGGACGGAAATCCAAAAGTCCATATAAGCAACAAACATAATCTACACGTCATACGCTCCCCCCCTATCTAAAGGAATAGCCTCGTACTCTGCCGTCGAGGGTACATTTCGTCTTCGTTCAGTAAATCTCTTCAAGAAGGGCACTTTCTCTGCAACGCGATCGACGCCATCCATGATTGTGCTTCTGGCGCCCTCAACGAGGATAGATACAGTACCTCTGCGAGAGTTTGGGGGGAGATAGGTTTCTCCCGAAGCGATTGACGCTTGGGGCCGAGTCCACCACTgccaaaaagagaaaaaagacgGACTCAGCGCCGCAATATCACCCAGCTTGTAACAATTCGATAtaactcaccttcaaagTCAAACTCGACGCCACAACGGAAACACTGCTAAACGCCATAGCGGCCGCAGCCATCattggatgaagattaaTACCCCATGGCAGTAATACACCCATCGCCAACGGGATCATCAACACATTATAGCAACACGCCCAGATCAAGTTGGCCTTGATTTTCTTAAAGATGGTTTGACCCAAGTCGAGGGCTGCAACAACGTCCAGCAAGTCGGACCGCACTAGGACGACATCGGCTGCTTCAATAGCAATAGATGTACCAGACGAAAGAGCGATACCGAGAGAAGCGGCAACAAGAGCGGGAGAATCATTGATACCGTCGCCAACCATAGCTACGCCACCACTGGCCCGCCCAAGATCCTGGACAATCTTGGCCTTTCCTTTGGGGCTGATACCAGAGTAaacctcgtcctcatcaatACCCACTTGGCGGGCAACCGCTTGGGCTGTCGCAGCAGCATCACCAGTAAGCATGGTCACCTTGATACCCATAGCTTTGAGGGCACGGATGGCTTGAGCAGATGATGGCTTCGGAGAATCAGACAAGGCGAGAGCGGTGACTGGAACTACGCCGGTAGGGCGGATGATTGAAACGAAAATGACGGTCCTCGCAAGTGCCATTTGGTCCTGTTCAAACTCCTGGATTTCGCTTGGCATATtaagctgctgcttctcagCATAAGCTTCGTCCGATTTGCTGTTAGACAATACAAAATCTGCTTTGCCAATTCGGATACGTTCCTCTATCGCACCACCTGAAAGCTTGACGACAGCTTCGAGGCCTTCACCGGTATGACTTTCAAACTCGACGACTTCACCGTTAGGAGGTGGAAGACCTGCGTTGGAGAGAATTTCACGTCCATGAGCGGCAACAGCCATACCCAAGGGATGTTCAGATCTGGCTTCggcaagagagatgagggaaaTGATAGTATGTCGTTGAAGAGGGTTTGCAGATGTTGTAGTAGATAAAGTGGCGGCAGTGTCCAAGTCCCCTTGTCCGACATTGACAACACCAGGCGAGGACGCCCAAGCGACTGAGACAACAGTCATCTTGCCTTCTGTTACCGTTCCAGTCTTGTCCAAAACAACCCTCTTGACGCCCTTGCACGCTTCAAGAGCTTTTCCGCCCTTGATAAGGATACCGTTCTTAGCACCGACACCTGTACCGACCATCACAGCCGTAGGGGTACTCAACCCCAAAGCGCATGGGCAGGCCACAACGACCACAGAGATACAAAGCTTGAGGCAAACACCAAATCTGCTCACACCAGGAGAGTGGAAGACTTCCGGCAAGCTGCCATACGACCAGAAATGCGAAATGATCATCCATATCACAAAGGTCGACAAACTGAGAGTGATGACAATGGGGACAAAAATACCGGCGACGCGATCAGCGAACTGTTGGATAGGTGCCTTGGAAGTCTGAGCCTCCTCTACCAGTTTAACAATCTGGGAAAGGGCGGTGTCGGCTCCAGCGCGGGTGACCCGGAACGTCATGGTACCCAGTCCGTTCACTGTACCGCCGATCACCTGAGAACCGGCCGTTTTAGGCATGGGAAGAGCTTCGCCAGTTACCATGGATTCATCAACTGATGTTGAACCGCTTAAGACAGTACCATCTGCCGGGATCTTCTCACCAGGAACAAGAAGTACGACGTCACCGACTTGAACGAGTTCAGTGGGGATCTTCCGTGTCTTGGCAGAAGAATCAGGCAGTCCGCCCTCAGCAGGGGGATCGACATATATCGtggcggaagaaggagtgagGGACAAGAGGTCGGTAAGAGCAGCGGAAGTCTTGCCTTTAGCGATGTTTTCGATGTATCGACCAAGTGAGACGAAAGTGATCAGCATGGTGGAAGTGTCGAAGAATGTTTGAGGATGGTAGTCCGGGTCGGATGAGAACATGGCGGAGAACATCGCAAGGACCGAGTAACAGAAAGCAGAGGATGTCCCAAGAACAACCAGAACATCCCTATTTTGGATTAGCAGCCATTAAAATAGATGTAGATGGATAATCACGTACATGGTGGCTGATCCGTGCTTGACAGATTTCCAAGCGTTCACATAAAACCTCTTCGCTAGCCAAGTTTGCACGGGCACGGTAAGCACCAAACAGACAAGGTCTCCAAGATAGATTCCTGTCACTATTTTCCACATAGTCCATCCCATCAGCCACGTTGGCAGGTACATGCTCAGCATCCCAATGATAAACACGGGAACAGCAAATATGGCTGACATAACAAACGTTTTTCTCCATAAGGCCGCTTCCTTGTGCCTTTGCAGAGACGCTATTTGAGAATCATTGTTGATTGATACTGGTAAGAATGATAGCTGCGGAAAAGATACCGTAAGGATGTCGACGATTGTGCGAAGAGAGACTAAGATGGGCGAATGGGTTAAAGCGAGCTGAGAGTAAGGTGGCAGGAGGATGGCAGAATGGACGCCAGCGATTCCCTCTGTAGTCGATAGTAAACTGTTGGCTATTTCTTGATTCACCAATCTGTTGGCAGGTTAGGAATGACTCTATATTAGTCATAGTGACTCACCCGTATATATGCAAttctacctcttccacttcactcttctcaacaacagTGGCTTCGAATCCAATGTCTTCTATTTCTTCGGCGACCTTGTCGTCCGTCCAATGCTCTCCATCCGCCTTGACAAAGTTCTCGTCGTACTCTACTACTCCTCGCTCAGCGAGCAGAGATATTTGGACACTTTGGATACCGGGTTGCTTCAACTGAGACTCAATGGAGGCTACACAAGCTCCACACTATCCCGTGTTAGCTTGACGCGGACTCAAATATGTGACTCCACTTACGGTCATTCCTCCTACTCTTAGTTCGACCCTCCGTAATCCAACAGGGGCCATCTTACTAAGCGATcgactctcttcttccagcgctgcttcgtcatcttcaagcaAAACTCTCTGTTCTACTCTTGGAGAAGTGAAGAGGTTGGTAAAGGGCGCAGGGATTGTGTTTACGATGGAGGATAAGAGGCTGCTATTTGAAGCGGAGCGTTGCCTGCGGGGGGCATTGCCAAGAGTGGCCATGCTGTATATCAATGGATGTGTTTCCTTGAGCGCTGTAAATTGTGGTGGACGTATGTTCGTATTCGCTCTGGCATATAACTGGGGGATATAGAAGCAAGCAAGGGtgcggatgatgagagacTAAAGAAATGACATTTAGATGACGGGAGTTTAAAGAAACAGCTCCTGTGAAAGCAAATTATTAGTCAGTCAACTTCCGAAAGCGGTGACGTCGGCCGATAATTTGTAATCATCCTTCTGCTTCTAATTTAATCACAGGTTATTTCTAACCATTATTACAACGATCTAAACTCTATTTGCAGTGCTTCATCTCAAAAAGCAAGCTACCGATGGCTTCGTTATTCAGGACAAACAGTCTTGTTTGGTCCTCTGTAATAAATGATTACTGCGGCCATCAGGAATGACCCTTGCCGTCCGACGTCAAGCTACCCATAAATGACAATAATAGCATGACGGCTTACGACAACATAGCCCGTAGAAATGTATAATGAAGAACCATCTTCCCTATCCCAAGAGTAGTGTGGTGATGAAGCCTCAGACAGTATCCCTTCCTTTCATTCGGTCTTCTTTCCGTTGCGCAAGCTACCAGGCCCAGAAGTTAGTCCCAATAgaacaaaaaaaaccaTACACATGACGCCGATACATAGATACGTACCCAGTTTCCTTTACACTCCTTGTATGCGGTAAAAAAGTCCATACACTGCAAAATTGACATGAGTCAAGCCCAATTCTATTCAGCAAGCTGACATACCTCTGAGCGATTGTAATGAGCCCTTTCGAGGCAGTCTAATGACGCCTTCCTAGCCGCTTCGCAAGGGTCGACGAACTACAGTAAAGGGATATTAGACTAGTGCGCAGAGTCGTGTTGCCACCTTTGATTATCACGAACCTTGCTAACAGTACCTCTTCCCTATCAATAAGGTCAGCAACTTTTTGAATTGAGATAGACCACCATTGTTCATCCAGTCCAAGAGACGGACGAGCAGCGAGGGTTCAAGTACTTACG of Cryptococcus tetragattii IND107 chromosome 13, whole genome shotgun sequence contains these proteins:
- a CDS encoding cytochrome c oxidase-assembly factor COX23, mitochondrial, encoding MATQVPPSTNPTPFANRPAPPTKDLEIPEDYKKTFRGRGTVSKFVDPCEAARKASLDCLERAHYNRSECMDFFTAYKECKGNWLAQRKEDRMKGRDTV